The Syntrophobacterales bacterium genome has a segment encoding these proteins:
- a CDS encoding DegQ family serine endoprotease, with amino-acid sequence MKNKRWYLTITLLVCIVLVFVYARGKLIAREAVFDANKMPVKAVAYDNKGLPSFSPLVKQVRSAIVNISTTTVTKSHDMGGFMGPQGGFKDFFGEDFFEKFFGDMPKREYKQRSLGSGFIIDREGYILTNNHVVEKAQTIKVKLTDWKEYDATVVGRDPKMDLALIKINARHDLPATTFGDSDKLEVGDWVVAIGNPFGLEHTVTQGIVSAKGRVIGAGPYDDFIQTDASINPGNSGGPLFNLNGEVVGINTAIVSGGQGIGFAIPINVVKDLLPQLKTKGRVVRGWLGVVIQKVTPEIAKSFGLKEAEGALVSDVAEQSSADKAGIKRGDVITSFNGKQIKEMDQLPKLVGATEIGKEVTVGILRDGKSIEVKVTIGEMKEEGPMVSKKPEVEKDSFGLIVQNITPDITKHLNLKDKKGVIVTDVQPGSPAQNADIRSGDVIKEIGRKPIRNLADFKEVMKKASIKEGIVLLVTRENATFYAVIRE; translated from the coding sequence ATGAAAAACAAACGATGGTATTTGACCATTACTCTGCTCGTCTGCATAGTACTGGTATTCGTGTATGCAAGAGGAAAATTGATTGCCAGGGAAGCCGTGTTTGATGCGAACAAAATGCCGGTAAAAGCTGTGGCATATGATAATAAGGGTTTACCGAGTTTCAGTCCTCTTGTTAAGCAGGTGAGATCTGCAATTGTCAACATAAGCACTACTACGGTCACTAAAAGTCATGATATGGGCGGATTCATGGGTCCTCAAGGAGGGTTCAAAGACTTTTTCGGAGAGGATTTTTTCGAGAAGTTCTTCGGTGATATGCCAAAAAGGGAGTACAAACAGCGGAGCCTTGGATCTGGATTCATTATTGACAGGGAAGGTTACATTCTTACCAACAATCACGTGGTAGAAAAGGCACAAACCATAAAAGTAAAGCTTACGGATTGGAAAGAGTATGACGCCACCGTGGTCGGCAGAGATCCTAAGATGGACCTTGCTCTGATAAAGATTAATGCGAGGCATGATCTTCCTGCCACGACTTTTGGAGATTCAGATAAGCTGGAAGTGGGTGACTGGGTTGTTGCCATAGGGAATCCGTTTGGTCTTGAGCATACCGTGACTCAGGGAATAGTGAGCGCAAAAGGAAGGGTTATAGGGGCTGGTCCCTATGACGATTTTATCCAGACAGACGCGTCCATCAATCCCGGAAACAGCGGAGGACCATTGTTTAATCTTAATGGTGAAGTTGTGGGGATAAATACCGCGATCGTTTCTGGAGGACAGGGTATAGGATTTGCGATACCCATCAACGTGGTCAAGGACCTTCTGCCTCAGCTCAAGACCAAAGGCAGGGTCGTCCGGGGGTGGCTCGGTGTGGTGATACAGAAGGTGACGCCTGAAATTGCAAAGAGTTTCGGGCTGAAGGAGGCGGAAGGGGCGCTTGTTTCCGATGTTGCTGAACAAAGTTCTGCGGATAAGGCTGGTATAAAGAGAGGAGATGTGATTACTTCCTTCAATGGGAAACAAATAAAGGAGATGGATCAACTTCCTAAACTGGTCGGCGCTACGGAGATTGGCAAAGAAGTCACCGTAGGTATTCTAAGAGATGGTAAGTCGATTGAAGTGAAAGTTACGATAGGCGAGATGAAGGAAGAAGGTCCCATGGTTTCGAAGAAACCCGAGGTGGAGAAGGATTCCTTCGGGCTTATAGTCCAGAATATTACCCCGGACATTACGAAGCATCTGAATTTGAAGGACAAGAAGGGAGTTATAGTTACCGACGTTCAGCCAGGAAGTCCGGCACAGAATGCTGATATCAGGTCAGGTGATGTGATTAAAGAGATTGGAAGGAAACCCATTAGAAACCTGGCTGATTTCAAAGAGGTGATGAAAAAGGCAAGCATCAAGGAGGGTATAGTGCTTCTGGTTACGAGAGAGAATGCGACCTTCTATGCGGTAATAAGAGAATAA
- a CDS encoding DUF134 domain-containing protein, which produces MARPKKCRCLVGSPNAVYFKPRGIPLAKLEEVSLSPDEFEAINLADYQGLYHEEAAGKMGVSRPTFGRILGAARKKIADAVVQGKALQIETEVDDKGR; this is translated from the coding sequence ATGGCGCGACCAAAAAAATGCAGGTGCCTTGTCGGTTCCCCAAATGCAGTATACTTCAAGCCGCGAGGCATTCCTCTTGCCAAGCTTGAGGAGGTATCTCTCAGTCCTGACGAATTCGAGGCCATTAATCTTGCCGACTATCAGGGTCTTTATCACGAAGAGGCCGCCGGGAAGATGGGTGTGTCGAGACCCACGTTTGGGAGAATACTTGGGGCGGCCCGAAAAAAGATAGCCGACGCGGTGGTGCAAGGCAAAGCCCTCCAAATCGAGACCGAGGTAGATGACAAAGGAAGATGA
- the uvrC gene encoding excinuclease ABC subunit UvrC gives MNESIMDNLPESSGVYIFRDKNKQIIYIGKAKNIKDRVRSYFRESGRSVKTEHLAGSIDHVDVVLTDNEKEAFLLENNLIKEHTPKYNIILKDDKTYVSLKLSIHERFPALYVTRKIKNDGSAYFGPYPHGKDVRDVLKLVQTLYPIRRCKDTVFRKRKRPCMLFELKKCLGPCGGDIREEVYGQVVEELKDFLSGRDEKLLKDLDDRIKKAAASWNFEEAGKMKGRYQAIKRMMERQNVHEHLGKNRDVWAFAQEKERFRATLLSFRKGILISKRLFKEELMGGNFEEVLSSFLFQYYTSRPIPDEIMLSEELEDRVSLERYLRKQKQGPVKIYGPGGRLAREMISLAIENLHETESVVNEKTFAAALHLRKEPFRIEIYDNSHTGGANPIGVMVVFESFKAKKSGYRVFHIREAPCMDDIAMMGEVIGRRMADEKLGPMPDLMIIDGGKGHLYSVSKILRSMSRDIDVIGIAKGQRRKRMDDLIYLPLRKNPLPMPKNSPIFREIVKMRDEAHRFAISSHKRWKRREDLASAEQR, from the coding sequence ATGAATGAATCAATTATGGATAACCTGCCGGAATCTTCCGGCGTCTATATATTCAGAGACAAAAACAAGCAGATCATATACATAGGAAAGGCGAAGAATATCAAAGACAGGGTAAGGAGCTACTTCCGGGAAAGCGGGAGGTCGGTGAAGACCGAACATCTTGCCGGGTCGATTGACCATGTGGACGTGGTGCTTACGGATAACGAGAAAGAAGCCTTTCTCCTCGAAAACAATCTTATTAAGGAGCATACCCCGAAATACAATATTATTCTGAAAGATGACAAGACTTATGTATCCCTGAAGCTTTCCATCCATGAACGTTTTCCCGCTCTCTATGTGACGCGGAAGATCAAAAATGATGGCTCCGCCTATTTCGGTCCTTACCCTCATGGAAAAGATGTGCGGGATGTCCTGAAATTGGTCCAGACCCTCTACCCCATCAGGAGATGTAAGGATACTGTTTTTCGGAAAAGGAAAAGGCCGTGCATGCTTTTTGAGTTAAAGAAGTGTCTCGGACCCTGCGGAGGGGATATCCGCGAGGAGGTTTACGGTCAGGTCGTCGAAGAACTCAAAGATTTTCTCTCGGGAAGAGATGAGAAGCTTTTAAAAGACTTGGATGACCGCATCAAGAAAGCGGCTGCCTCGTGGAATTTTGAAGAAGCCGGAAAGATGAAGGGGCGATACCAGGCCATCAAAAGAATGATGGAAAGACAGAACGTCCATGAACACCTCGGGAAGAACAGAGATGTATGGGCGTTCGCGCAGGAAAAGGAGAGGTTCCGCGCAACCCTGCTGAGTTTCCGCAAAGGGATTCTCATTTCAAAAAGGCTGTTCAAAGAGGAGTTGATGGGCGGCAATTTTGAGGAAGTCCTGTCGTCTTTTCTGTTCCAGTACTACACTTCAAGGCCGATACCTGATGAAATCATGTTATCAGAGGAATTGGAGGACAGGGTTTCGCTGGAGAGATATTTGAGGAAACAAAAACAGGGACCCGTGAAGATCTACGGCCCTGGCGGAAGGCTCGCGCGAGAAATGATTTCCTTGGCAATCGAGAATCTCCACGAGACGGAGTCGGTGGTGAACGAAAAAACCTTTGCGGCCGCACTCCATTTAAGAAAAGAGCCTTTCAGGATAGAAATTTACGATAATTCCCATACCGGAGGGGCTAACCCAATAGGTGTGATGGTGGTATTCGAGAGTTTTAAGGCAAAAAAGAGCGGATACCGCGTGTTTCACATAAGAGAGGCGCCCTGCATGGACGATATTGCCATGATGGGGGAGGTCATAGGCAGGAGGATGGCTGACGAGAAACTGGGTCCTATGCCTGATCTGATGATAATCGACGGAGGTAAAGGCCATCTCTACTCAGTGAGCAAAATCCTCCGGTCAATGAGCCGGGATATTGATGTGATCGGTATTGCCAAAGGTCAGAGAAGAAAGAGAATGGACGATCTTATCTACCTGCCGCTTCGCAAAAACCCTCTCCCGATGCCAAAGAACTCTCCGATATTTCGCGAGATCGTAAAAATGAGGGACGAAGCCCACCGATTCGCTATTTCCTCCCATAAGAGGTGGAAGAGAAGGGAGGACTTGGCCTCAGCGGAGCAACGGTAA